In the genome of Parus major isolate Abel chromosome 2, Parus_major1.1, whole genome shotgun sequence, one region contains:
- the HEY1 gene encoding hairy/enhancer-of-split related with YRPW motif protein 1 → MGETGAGRGAGRALGALLPRPAARRLPDGRPRPAAPLPAVGAMKRAHPEYSSSDSEELDEAVEVEKESADENGNLSSAAGSMSPSTTSQILARKRRRGIIEKRRRDRINNSLSELRRLVPSAFEKQGSAKLEKAEILQMTVDHLKMLHTAGGKGYFDAHALAMDYRSLGFRECLAEVARYLSIIEGLDASDPLRVRLVSHLNNYASQREAASSAHTGIGHIPWGSAFGHHPHIPHPLLLAQNGHGNTSTTASPTEPHHQTRIAAPHAETSSLRVPPNGNVGPVLPVVTSTTKLSPPLLSSMASLSAFPFSFGSFHLLSPNVLSPSTPTQSAALSKPYRPWGTEIGAF, encoded by the exons ATGGGAGAGACGGGCGCCGGGCGAGGCGCGGGACGCGCTCTGGGCGCGCTCCTCCCgcgccccgccgcccgccgcctCCCCGACGGCCGCCCGCGCCCCGCCGCCCCCCTCCCCGCCGTCGGTGCCATGAAGCGGGCGCACCCCGAGTACAGCTCGTCGGACAGCGAGGAGCTGGATGAGGCCGTCGAGGTGGAGAAGGAGAGCGCAGACGAGAATGG GAACCTGAGCTCGGCCGCGGGCTCCATGTCTCCCTCCACCACCTCGCAGATCTTGGCCAGGAAGAGGCGCCGAGGG ATCATCGAGAAGCGCCGCCGCGACCGCATCAACAACAGCCTGTCCGAGCTGAGGAGGCTGGTGCCCAGCGCCTTTGAGAAGCAG GGATCAGCCaagctggaaaaagcagagattCTGCAGATGACTGTCGATCACCTGAAAATGCTGCATACAGCAGGAGGGAAAG GTTATTTTGATGCTCATGCTTTGGCTATGGACTATCGGAGTCTAGGATTTCGAGAGTGCCTGGCTGAAGTTGCTCGATACCTGAGTATCATAGAGGGTCTGGATGCCTCTGATCCTCTGCGAGTTCGACTCGTGTCTCATCTCAACAACTACGCCTCTCAACGGGAAGCAGCGAGTAGTGCACACACTGGCATTGGACACATTCCTTGGGGCAGTGCCTTTGGACATCACCCTCACATACCTCACCCGTTGCTGCTGGCTCAAAATGGGCATGGTAATACCAGTACTACAGCATCTCCCACAGAACCACATCACCAGACCAGAATTGCTGCCCCACATGCTGAAACTTCCTCACTCAGAGTGCCCCCAAATGGCAACGTCGGACCAGTGCTCCCTGTGGTCACATCTACTACCAAACtgtctcctcctcttctctcctcCATGGCATCTTTGTCTGCGTTCCCCTTCTCGTTTGGCTCCTTTCATCTGCTGTCCCCCAACGTGCTGAGCCCATCCACACCAACGCAGTCAGCAGCGCTCAGCAAACCGTACAGACCCTGGGGGACTGAGATTGGCGCCTTCTAA